A window of Actinomycetota bacterium contains these coding sequences:
- a CDS encoding ABC transporter permease, with the protein MRVGLWSEVSRNLRRRRLRTFLTVTGIGLGAFALTVMGSLAENFNVSISSLRQFLGTQVLVRGPGSSVFFPMGHLPVTLMDELDRVEGVGVVVPRVTVLFSDEGDAGFGPPDLVFGVDIERAQRSPIGDLRLAAGRTLEVGDRWRVVLGAELAQRFLIDGRSARPGDVVKIRGRDFEVVGVGAATSTPIDRFATASIADTREILKEVEPFLDVDSVVDEFSVFPAPGTDADVLAERLEGRVGNAMVFSPEASRQQIRQFTAIFNAIILGSALVALLVGGVAIINTMVFSVTERTREIGIKKAVGASSRDILREFLTESSVVSVVGGLAGALLGFLMVTVLNAVTRDDGVVAFTITPRLWGLVFLLSLVTGVGAGFLPARRAASIDPVRALRTLG; encoded by the coding sequence GTGCGCGTAGGACTGTGGTCGGAGGTCTCTCGCAACCTGCGCCGGCGCCGGCTGCGGACCTTCCTCACCGTGACCGGCATCGGGCTCGGCGCCTTCGCCCTCACCGTGATGGGGTCGCTCGCCGAGAACTTCAACGTCTCGATCTCGTCGCTGCGGCAGTTCCTCGGCACCCAGGTGCTCGTGCGCGGCCCCGGTTCGTCGGTCTTCTTCCCCATGGGCCATCTGCCGGTCACGCTCATGGACGAGCTCGATCGGGTCGAAGGCGTCGGCGTCGTCGTGCCCAGGGTGACCGTGCTCTTCTCCGACGAGGGCGACGCCGGGTTCGGACCGCCCGACCTCGTCTTCGGGGTGGATATCGAACGCGCCCAGCGGTCCCCCATCGGCGACCTGCGCCTGGCGGCCGGCCGGACGCTCGAGGTGGGCGACCGGTGGAGGGTGGTCCTGGGAGCCGAGCTCGCCCAGAGGTTCCTGATCGACGGACGGTCCGCCCGGCCGGGCGACGTCGTGAAGATCCGCGGGCGGGACTTCGAGGTCGTGGGGGTGGGAGCCGCCACGTCCACCCCGATAGACCGGTTCGCGACGGCGTCCATCGCCGATACGCGAGAGATCCTCAAGGAGGTCGAGCCCTTCCTCGACGTGGACTCGGTCGTGGACGAGTTCAGCGTCTTCCCGGCTCCCGGCACGGACGCGGACGTCCTCGCCGAACGGCTGGAGGGACGCGTCGGGAACGCGATGGTCTTCTCGCCCGAGGCATCGCGACAGCAGATCCGTCAGTTCACCGCCATCTTCAACGCGATCATCCTCGGGTCGGCGCTCGTCGCCCTCCTCGTCGGGGGCGTGGCGATCATCAACACGATGGTCTTCTCCGTCACCGAACGCACCCGGGAGATCGGGATCAAGAAGGCGGTCGGCGCTTCGTCGCGCGACATCCTGCGCGAGTTCCTCACCGAGTCGTCGGTCGTGTCGGTGGTGGGCGGGCTCGCGGGTGCGCTCCTCGGTTTCCTGATGGTGACCGTGTTGAACGCGGTCACGCGCGACGACGGCGTCGTCGCGTTCACGATCACGCCCCGCCTATGGGGCCTGGTCTTCCTGCTGTCCCTCGTCACGGGTGTGGGAGCCGGTTTCCTGCCTGCGCGCCGGGCCGCGTCGATCGACCCTGTCCGGGCACTGAGGACGCTGGGTTGA